The proteins below come from a single Myxocyprinus asiaticus isolate MX2 ecotype Aquarium Trade chromosome 28, UBuf_Myxa_2, whole genome shotgun sequence genomic window:
- the LOC127418626 gene encoding CCN family member 1-like, whose product MFAWAVVVILVAHFNVVFSSCPATCSCPLELPKCTPGVSLVSDGCGCCKVCARQLNEDCSKTEPCDHTKGLECNFGASHGATRGICRAKSEGRPCEYNSRIYQNGESFQPNCKHQCTCIDGAVGCIPLCPQELSLPTLGCTNPRLVKVPGQCCEEWVCDDGKQREPFHKLFGNYPIAGDSESDLTNKNELISGLKPGHKSLPAFRSQPESRRFEKCIIQTTPWSQCSKTCGTGISTRITNDNRDCKLVKESRICEVRSCSQSPHTSLKKGKKCNRTKKSMQPVKFTYAGCSSLKKYNPRYCGSCVDGRCCSPQQTRTIRVKFRCEDGETFNKNVMMIESCKCTYNCSHDNDTSYPFYRLFNDIHKFRD is encoded by the exons ATGTTTGCTTGGGCTGTTGTCGTGATCCTTGTTGCACACTTCAATGTG GTATTCTCCAGTTGCCCGGCGACATGCTCGTGCCCGCTAGAGCTGCCCAAGTGCACGCCTGGAGTCAGTCTGGTATCGGACGGTTGCGGCTGCTGCAAAGTTTGCGCAAGACAGCTGAATGAAGACTGCAGCAAGACTGAGCCGTGCGACCACACCAAAGGGCTGGAGTGCAACTTCGGGGCCAGCCATGGGGCCACCAGGGGCATCTGCCGAG CCAAATCTGAGGGCAGACCATGCGAGTACAACAGCAGGATCTATCAAAATGGAGAGAGTTTCCAACCCAACTGCAAGCACCAGTGCACGTGCATCGATGGGGCAGTGGGGTGCATTCCTCTGTGCCCACAAGAGCTCTCCCTGCCAACGCTGGGCTGCACCAACCCCAGACTGGTCAAAGTGCCAGGCCAGTGCTGCGAGGAATGGGTTTGCGATGATGGAAAGCAAAGGGAACCATTTCACAAGCTGTTCGGCAACTACCCAATAGCTGGTGATTCCGAAAGTGACCTCACCAACAAGAACGAGCTCATCTCTGGACTCAAGCCTGGACACAAATCTTTACCTG cattCCGATCGCAGCCGGAATCCCGCAGGTTTGAGAAGTGCATAATCCAGACTACACCCTGGTCTCAATGCTCTAAGACCTGTGGCACTGGAATCTCCACTAGAATAACCAATGATAACAGAGACTGCAAGCTGGTGAAGGAGAGCAGGATCTGTGAAGTCCGTTCATGCAGTCAGTCGCCACACACTAGCCTGAAG AAAGGAAAGAAATGCAATCGTACCAAGAAGTCCATGCAGCCGGTTAAGTTCACCTATGCCGGATGTTCCAGCCTGAAGAAGTACAATCCCAGGTACTGCGGCTCCTGCGTGGACGGCCGCTGCTGCAGTCCACAGCAAACACGCACCATCCGCGTCAAGTTCCGCTGCGAAGATGGAGAGACCTTCAACAAGAACGTCATGATGATCGAGTCCTGCAAGTGCACCTACAACTGCTCCCACGACAATGACACCTCCTACCCCTTCTACAGACTCTTCAACGACATCCACAAGTTCAGAGACTGA
- the znhit6 gene encoding uncharacterized protein znhit6, translating to MAKLMLNMLPVMDIDDKSGDEPRGVKRKIALSCCEVCGSEEAKYRCPNCMKHTCSLACVKRHKMLSGCRGVREKAAFVPLAQFNEIDMLNDYRFLEDTDRLRQRSNRDALLHASRQHPKEGKWMIRKARAAKVTLKLLPKIFSKHRENRTIFRKAEGRLHWHLKIHFPQSNAVYSERFPDNTQLIQILSGFIHPSASDPIKRQKLKVYVHMPQEDIRVFMKSEQTQPNSLRYLELDLKKSLGENLMYKTVVEYPELFVVLKRHSQEYLTRSLEHSNTAQRVADISRTSATKADPHSETFVHVAKRSKIISDDDELEDGEIQSEEDGSDKEHNGVNSDLKKTENKAPETYQDAGSHDDDEDHNSNEEDDSNEEERQGNQGHHDSLELDMEIKPKDPLPQDYTEDAELNGEVQNHVAAAINLKSRTEETTIVSHGFGDVCGQADTETLSRVVDSYHVSSSSGVDDSVQIHTREFDDSNLQCEGSQTIAVSPYDCQQYISRESPGDGCNKDSSYHNVDSHDQEGKAETHYGSCQASTAKSQGLSCPHTATCESEGQDNIHGSVGKGNANIDARDGHIHTDIHCEGSNQAYIPYSVGSGNASDGHISVDMCSDNASQANICDSMNGENAFVASDGHIPTDICCKSASQANISDQIGAENASVYASDCHVPTDIHSEGPSHANICDTVHGENANVYAIDGHIPADILCKGASKANLCDSLRADSTNVYALIPTHICNTDANHANICDTLGEECYQIHGKGAGKAIVCDSVGTVNANVYASEGHFHAEIPDEHAHQVNIGESMSAENANVYVGKGADI from the exons ATGGCAAAGTTAATGTTAAATATGTTGCCTGTCATGGACATCGACGATAAATCTGGTGATGAGCCGAGAGGAGTTAAACGAAAGATTGCGCTGTCCTG CTGTGAGGTCTGTGGATCTGAGGAGGCCAAATACAGATGCCCAAACTGCATGAAACACACCTGCAG TTTGGCCTGTGTAAAGCGGCACAAGATGTTATCTGGATGTCGTGGTGTTCGAGAAAAGGCGGCTTTTGTCCCACTCGCTCAGTTTAACGAAATCGACATGCTCAACG ATTATAGGTTTCTGGAGGACACGGATCGATTGAGACAGCGGTCCAACAGAGACGCACTCCTGCACGCCAGTCGCCAACACCCGAAAGAG GGGAAGTGGATGATCAGGAAAGCACGAGCGGCCAAAGTCACCCTGAAGTTACTGCCAAAAATTTTCAGCAAACATCGTGAGAACCGCACCATCTTCAGAAAAGC GGAAGGACGATTGCACTGGCATCTGAAGATCCATTTTCCTCAAAGCAATGCAGTTTATTCAGAGAG ATTTCCTGATAACACACAGCTCATTCAGATTCTCAGTGGCTTCATCCATCCCTCAGCATCAGATCCAATCAAACGCCAAAA GTTGAAAGTCTACGTTCACATGCCTCAGGAGGACATCAGAGTCTTTATGAAGTCAGAGCAGACGCAACCAAACTCACTCAG GTATCTCGAGCTGGACCTGAAGAAAAGTCTGGGAGAAAACCTGATGTATAAGACCGTCGTGGAGTACCCAGAACTCTTTGTGGTTCTGAAACGGCACAGCCAAGAGTACCTCACTCGCTCACTGG AGCATTCCAATACTGCCCAACGTGTGGCGGACATCTCCAGAACTTCAGCTACCAAAGCAGACCCGCATTCTGAAACATTTGTGCATGTGGCAAAGAGGTCAAAGATCATCTCGGATGATGATGAGTTGGAAGATGGAGAGATCCAAAGTGAAGAGGATGGAAGTGACAAGGAACATAATGGTGTCAATAGTGACCTCAAGAAAACTGAGAATAAGGCACCTGAAACGTATCAAGATGCTGGCAGTCATGATGATGACGAAGATCATAATAGTAATGAGGAAGATGACAGCAATGAGGAAGAGAGGCAAGGAAACCAAGGCCACCATGATAGCCTCGAGTTGGACATGGAGATAAAGCCCAAGGACCCTCTTCCTCAAGACTATACTGAGGATGCAGAGCTAAATGGCGAAGTCCAAAACCATGTGGCAGCTGCAATAAATCTCAAGAGTAGAACTGAAGAAACGACAATTGTTTCTCATGGTTTTGGAGATGTTTGTGGTCAGGCTGACACTGAGACACTGAGCAGAGTTGTTGACAGTTATCATGTTAGTTCCAGTTCTGGTGTTGATGATTCCGTCCAGATCCATACGAGGGAGTTTGATGACAGTAACTTGCAATGTGAAGGCAGTCAGACTATTGCCGTTTCTCCTTATGACTGTCAGCAATACATCAGTCGCGAAAGTCCTGGAGATGGTTGTAATAAGGACAGCAGTTACCATAATGTTGATAGTCATGACCAAGAGGGAAAAGCTGAGACCCATTATGGCTCTTGTCAAGCTTCTACCGCTAAAAGTCAGGGTTTATCATGTCCACATACTGCTACTTGTGAGAGCGAAGGGCAGGATAACATTCATGGTAGCGTGGGTAAAGGAAATGCTAACATTGATGCTAGAGATGGCCACATTCATACAGATATCCACTGTGAAGGTTCAAATCAGGCTTATATCCCTTATAGTGTAGGTTCAGGGAATGCCAGTGATGGTCACATTTCTGTAGATATGTGCAGTGATAATGCTAGTCAGGCTAATATTTGTGATAGCATGAATGGGGAAAATGCTTTTGTTGCTAGTGACGGTCATATTCCAACAGATATCTGCTGCAAAAGTGCAAGTCAAGCTAATATCAGTGATCAAATAGGTGCAGAAAATGCCAGTGTTTACGCTAGTGACTGTCACGTTCCTACAGATATCCACAGTGAAGGCCCTAGTCATGCTAATATCTGTGATACCGTGCATGGAGAAAATGCCAACGTTTACGCCATTGATGGTCACATTCCGGCAGATATCTTATGCAAAGGTGCTAGCAAGGCTAATCTCTGTGATAGCCTTCGTGCAGACAGTACTAATGTTTATGCTCTCATTCCCACACATATCTGCAATACTGATGCAAATCATGCTAATATCTGTGATACCTTGGGTGAAGAATGCTATCAAATCCACGGTAAAGGGGCTGGCAAGGCTATAGTCTGTGATAGCGTAGGTACAGTCAATGCTAATGTTTATGCTAGTGAGGGTCACTTTCATGCAGAAATTCCCGATGAGCATGCACATCAAGTTAATATTGGTGAAAGCATGAGTGCAGAAAATGCTAATGTGTATGTTGGCAAGGGTGCAGATATATAA